In Triticum aestivum cultivar Chinese Spring chromosome 5B, IWGSC CS RefSeq v2.1, whole genome shotgun sequence, the following proteins share a genomic window:
- the LOC123115606 gene encoding uncharacterized protein isoform X1 encodes MAGPGSGRPAGGEGYCDVIYSPYPQSSPFAPRLTDLFQQFGLDKIRDIMNRPDGKTFEQRIIHLREELDAFERARNIFYMVEVDDDEDEDEDEDEEDENVGQMLLGDEENPDTAKRPHAPIEGELECEKPKMAQDLRCRL; translated from the exons ATGGCCGGCCCTGGCAGTGGCAGACCAGCCGGCGGCGAAGGCTACTGTGATGTGATTTATTCACCCTATCCGCAGTCGTCGCCTTTTGCTCCTCGCCTGACCGACCTGTTCCAACAATTCGGCCTGGACAAGATCCGCGATATCATGAACCGTCCCGATGGCAAGACGTTCGAGCAGAGGATCATCCACTTACGAGAG GAACTGGATGCTTTCGAACGTGCTCGTAACATATTCTACATGGTCGAGGTCGACGATgacgaggatgaggatgaggacgaggacgaggaggatgaAAATGTAGGACAGATG CTCTTAGGTGATGAAGAAAACCCAGATACCGCAAAACGGCCACATGCTCCTATTGAAGGCGAACTGGAGTGCGAGAAGCCAAAGATGGCACAAGACTTGAGGTGCCGATTATGA
- the LOC123115606 gene encoding uncharacterized protein isoform X2, protein MAGPGSGRPAGGEGYCDVIYSPYPQSSPFAPRLTDLFQQFGLDKIRDIMNRPDGKTFEQRIIHLREELDAFERARNIFYMVEVDDDEDEDEDEDEEDENLLGDEENPDTAKRPHAPIEGELECEKPKMAQDLRCRL, encoded by the exons ATGGCCGGCCCTGGCAGTGGCAGACCAGCCGGCGGCGAAGGCTACTGTGATGTGATTTATTCACCCTATCCGCAGTCGTCGCCTTTTGCTCCTCGCCTGACCGACCTGTTCCAACAATTCGGCCTGGACAAGATCCGCGATATCATGAACCGTCCCGATGGCAAGACGTTCGAGCAGAGGATCATCCACTTACGAGAG GAACTGGATGCTTTCGAACGTGCTCGTAACATATTCTACATGGTCGAGGTCGACGATgacgaggatgaggatgaggacgaggacgaggaggatgaAAAT CTCTTAGGTGATGAAGAAAACCCAGATACCGCAAAACGGCCACATGCTCCTATTGAAGGCGAACTGGAGTGCGAGAAGCCAAAGATGGCACAAGACTTGAGGTGCCGATTATGA
- the LOC123114613 gene encoding zinc finger and BTB domain-containing protein 12-like: protein MNGLGVEDLLAASASRMPTSRPADNQPSLPPAISLPCSTHHPSRGLSSEEENLAFSLMMLANGIWGEHPAFLDHDTTRPPPPPLPPHVVDIPVGVARDLAQGAPAAEVTNQTSSSVIVVAPRQGPTQAPPPSSVVAVGPNLVLERVVPLSQAPNPVIVTQPAPALALSSTQARYVVATNKVPFSKPNKASTQPIKPCKSLTTMATAVENQVLQQESQQLLHECPLCLKRFNKSRGLNAHMKIHPDGRLHPCVWCMSTFPNSSALRSHVRRSNTYGGNNERKLGLVAAAAIAWHTIDLNMPEI from the exons ATGAATGGTCTCGGAGTAGAAG ATCTCCTGGCCGCCAGCGCCAGCCGCATGCCCACGAGCCGACCTGCCGATAACCAGCCTTCGCTACCACCGGCAATCTCGCTACCATGCTCCACGCACCACCCTAGCCGTGGACTCAGCTCCGAGGAGGAGAACCTCGCTTTTTCGCTGATGATGCTGGCCAATGGCATCTGGGGTGAGCATCCTGCATTCCTTGACCATGATACAACGCGACCACCGCCACCGCCTTTGCCACCACACGTGGTAGATATTCCAGTGGGCGTAGCCCGCGATTTAGCCCAGGGTGCGCCGGCAGCCGAGGTGACCAACCAAACATCGTCTTCAGTGATCGTGGTTGCTCCAAGGCAAGGTCCCACACAAGCGCCGCCACCATCGTCGGTAGTCGCTGTCGGGCCAAATCTGGTGCTAGAGCGGGTGGTCCCACTGAGCCAAGCGCCAAACCCGGTGATTGTGACTCAACCAGCCCCTGCTCTGGCATTGTCATCCACCCAAGCACGATACGTTGTCGCGACGAACAAAGTGCCATTCAGCAAGCCCAACAAAGCGTCCACACAACCAATCAAGCCCTGCAAATCGCTCACGACCATGGCCACGGCAGTGGAGAACCAAGTGTTGCAGCAGGAGAGCCAACAACTGTTACACGAGTGCCCCCTGTGTCTCAAGAGGTTCAACAAGTCTCGCGGCCTTAATGCGCACATGAAAATCCATCCAGATGGGAGATTGCACCCGTGTGTGTGGTGCATGAGCACTTTCCCCAACTCCTCCGCGCTTCGCTCACATGTCAGGCGCAGCAACACCTACGGCGGAAACAa